In a single window of the Streptacidiphilus sp. P02-A3a genome:
- a CDS encoding PhpK family radical SAM P-methyltransferase → MEPLDCVVIGYNEGDFQEYRAICEGSGAWSPTQQIYSKEYLEVDGRHYSFMDGLSVLRNRATGRDDRYHVGEVHNLAGIYLSNFLHKAGFTAEAVSLFSAELERLTDLLGRGPAVVAVTTTFYVNIMPVLPVIDFVREHAPDAHIVVGGPLVDNLCLDGLDGQAQDMMDAMGADSYIVESQGEAALVELVAAVKQGRSVDGLANVITLRGEKWLSGPRTPEANSVDHASINWSAFSPELIGRTAQTRTARSCAFKCSFCDYPQRAGALTTSSVDTVRHELRQMAELGVKNLVFVDDTFNVPPKRFKEICRMLIEEDLGLNWYSYFRCSNARDQETFDLAAESGCRGVFLGIESGDQDILAAMNKLAQDAQYRNGIAELKKRGITTFASIIVGFPGENETTVQNTIDFLNETGPTFWRAQAWWGNPKAPVYQRKEIHGIKGEAYNWSHRTMDSAEAARWCDVMFDKVTESTWLPLYDFDFWALPYLDGMGMKVDELLPILRISQEIMRERGRAVPDAVRLAALNDSLYKTVAAVGMAPSRFAFGSR, encoded by the coding sequence ATGGAACCGCTCGACTGCGTCGTCATCGGCTACAACGAGGGTGACTTCCAGGAGTACCGCGCGATCTGCGAGGGCAGCGGCGCCTGGTCGCCGACCCAGCAGATCTACAGCAAGGAGTACCTGGAGGTCGACGGCCGCCACTACTCGTTCATGGACGGCCTGAGCGTCCTGCGGAACCGGGCCACCGGCCGCGACGACCGCTACCACGTGGGCGAGGTGCACAACCTCGCCGGTATCTACCTCAGCAACTTCCTGCACAAGGCGGGCTTCACCGCCGAGGCGGTCTCGCTGTTCAGCGCCGAGTTGGAGCGCCTCACCGACCTGCTCGGACGCGGTCCGGCGGTGGTCGCGGTGACGACCACGTTCTACGTCAACATCATGCCGGTGCTGCCGGTCATCGACTTCGTCCGGGAGCACGCGCCGGACGCCCACATCGTCGTCGGCGGGCCGCTGGTCGACAACCTCTGCCTGGACGGCCTCGACGGGCAGGCGCAGGACATGATGGACGCCATGGGCGCCGACAGCTACATCGTCGAGTCCCAGGGCGAGGCCGCGCTGGTCGAGCTGGTCGCCGCGGTCAAACAGGGCAGGTCCGTGGACGGCCTGGCCAACGTGATCACCCTGCGGGGGGAGAAGTGGCTCTCCGGCCCCAGGACGCCGGAGGCGAACAGCGTCGACCACGCCTCGATCAACTGGTCCGCCTTCAGCCCGGAGCTGATCGGCCGCACCGCCCAGACCCGGACCGCCCGCAGCTGCGCGTTCAAGTGCAGCTTCTGCGACTACCCCCAGCGCGCCGGCGCGCTGACCACCTCCTCGGTGGACACGGTGCGCCACGAACTCCGGCAGATGGCCGAACTCGGGGTCAAGAACCTGGTGTTCGTGGACGACACCTTCAACGTTCCGCCGAAGCGGTTCAAGGAGATCTGCCGGATGCTCATCGAGGAGGACCTGGGACTGAACTGGTACTCCTACTTCCGCTGCTCCAACGCCCGCGACCAGGAGACCTTCGACCTGGCCGCCGAGAGCGGCTGCCGCGGCGTCTTCCTCGGCATCGAGTCCGGCGACCAGGACATCCTCGCCGCCATGAACAAGTTGGCGCAGGACGCCCAGTACCGCAACGGCATAGCCGAGTTGAAGAAGCGGGGGATCACCACCTTCGCGTCGATCATCGTCGGCTTCCCCGGCGAGAACGAGACCACGGTGCAGAACACGATCGACTTCCTCAACGAGACCGGGCCGACCTTCTGGCGCGCGCAGGCCTGGTGGGGCAACCCGAAGGCCCCGGTCTACCAGCGCAAGGAGATCCACGGCATCAAGGGTGAGGCGTACAACTGGTCGCACCGCACCATGGACTCGGCCGAGGCCGCGCGGTGGTGCGACGTCATGTTCGACAAGGTCACCGAGTCGACCTGGCTGCCGCTGTACGACTTCGACTTCTGGGCGCTGCCGTACCTCGACGGCATGGGCATGAAGGTCGACGAGTTGCTGCCGATCCTGCGGATCTCCCAGGAGATCATGCGCGAGCGCGGCCGGGCCGTACCGGACGCAGTCCGGCTCGCCGCCCTGAACGACAGCCTCTACAAGACCGTCGCGGCCGTCGGCATGGCCCCCTCCCGGTTCGCCTTCGGCAGCCGCTGA